From Danio aesculapii chromosome 18, fDanAes4.1, whole genome shotgun sequence, a single genomic window includes:
- the tmem243a gene encoding transmembrane protein 243, whose translation MDKICKNTPFVLVKAVLRPEAGVSVVLRMWRNEKVLSEMIMSAGGVDDPLLMTKTPLRPLRSMDDFRTRFSATHNTLLGETFTRHTIANLAIGGLTSLLVLVTVISSFVFPTPPPIALNIFFVVCIIMICSSVLMLIFWYRQGDLDPKFCGLIYYSTGLVVLLCLCANLYFHDVGR comes from the exons atgG ataaaatatgtaaaaatacccCCTTTGTGCTTGTGAAAGCGGTTCTTCGGCCAGAGGCAGGAGTCAGTGTTGTTTTACGCATGTGGAGGAATGAGAAAGTCCTTTCAGAGATGATCATGAGTGCAGGAGGCGTTGATGATCCGCTCCTCatgaccaaaacccctctcagaccattgag AAGCATGGATGATTTCAGGACGCGCTTCAGTGCTACACACAACACGCTGCTCGGAGAGACTTTCACACGG cacACAATTGCTAACCTGGCTATTGGTGGACTTACATCTTTGTTAGTCCTT GTAACTGTCATCAGTTCATTCGTCTTTCCTACACCTCCTCCAATAGCATTAAACATCTTCTTTGTGGTCTGCATCATAATGATCTGCTCCTCTGTATTAATGCTG ATATTCTGGTATCGTCAAGGTGACCTGGATCCAAAGTTCTGTGGTCTGATTTATTATTCCACAGGTCTCGTTGTCCTTCTCTGTTTATGTGCCAATCTGTACTTTCACGATGTCGGCAGATAA
- the si:dkey-5i3.5 gene encoding transmembrane protein 53 produces MLSRAIAMAGVTANKISKHITLLSGTPTGNFSPGHPKPILIMLPWLGSRPQAIAKYCEIYFRTGFDVLVVESEVSLFLWPRWGLEFGGHLLDLLESERFSQRPLLVHAFSIGGYTFTQVLVHVAKDTQRYQGLTNRIRGHIYDSLVMGSLEHMAIGLGKTMMPRMESLVRAVSLLYFRAFKHQTVDYFNSAIDVFWNTPVNAPSLFFYSENDALCDYKSLEKVVELWRSRGLTVESKKWKESVHAGHLRTHPQEYLSTLDNFVQSLNIVPLKAKM; encoded by the exons ATGCTTTCCAGAGCGATCGCTATGGCTGGGGTCACTGCGAACAAGATCAGTAAACACATCACCCTCCTGTCTGGGACTCCAACGGGTAACTTTTCACCTGGTCACCCAAAACCGATATTGATTATGCTGCCTTGGCTGGGCTCCAGACCACAGGCCATTGCCAAGTACTGTGAGATTTACTTTCGCACAGGCTTTGATGTGCTCGTAGTGGAAAGCGAGGTGAGCCTGTTTTTATGGCCCCGCTGGGGTTTGGAGTTTGGTGGCCATTTGCTGGACTTATTAGAGAGCGAGCGCTTCTCACAACGCCCCCTACTGGTCCATGCTTTTTCTATAGGGGGATATACATTTACTCAGGTTCTTGTTCATGTGGCCAAAGACACCCAGCGTTATCAGGGCCTGACAAACAGGATCAGGGGTCACATCTACGACAGCTTGGTCATGGGGTCACTGGAACATATGGCCATTG GTCTTGGTAAAACCATGATGCCCCGGATGGAAAGTCTTGTGAGGGCTGTTAGCCTTCTGTACTTCCGTGCCTTTAAACATCAGACGGTCGATTACTTCAACTCTGCGATCGATGTCTTCTGGAACACTCCTGTAAATGCACCGTCACTTTTCTTCTACTCTGAGAACGATGCACTGTGTGATTACAAGAGCTTGGAGAAGGTGGTGGAGCTCTGGAGAAGCCGAGGCCTGACTGTCGAGAGCAAGAAGTGGAAAGAGTCTGTTCATGCAGGTCATCTGCGCACACATCCTCAGGAATACCTGTCCACCCTGGACAACTTTGTGCAATCTCTTAACATAGTGCCATTGAAAGCCAAAATGTGA